Proteins from one Aquila chrysaetos chrysaetos chromosome 5, bAquChr1.4, whole genome shotgun sequence genomic window:
- the LOC115341271 gene encoding proline-rich protein 22-like: MAPQSALAPSPSPSHPSPRHFSHGGSASPGLQRAPCGCLFDPRVFRIQWTTTDLPPPATATLGQGAASLPAAALWGPGGCGAPLAWAAPGPPRANHNTLHPTKIRGVGWPQPLWSCQCPSPATRTSTGHWPRSTRVARPPLQGYEDIEGPLAKINTCGMATPAGAPPGSDIPPSPCADPHNQALGEPVGELAAPEKVALQEALVLSDCSLDGVGVSQDAPSRTSMPEDAGGTGAATPGRDFSSLSLPEELLTPDYCIPELSDIMLSLEIFNVIGMEPQEPWEDAGMGPATIPACRGRQAEEEAGAEAPCQCHPASAGLLAANMGV; encoded by the exons ATGGCACCCCAGTCTGCTCTGGCACCTTCGC caTCCCCATCACACCCGTCCCCCCGGCACTTTTCGCATGGGGGTTCAGCAAGCCCCG GTCTGCAGAGGGCTCCATGTGGCTGCCTCTTCGACCCCCGGGTCTTCCGCATCCAGTGGACAACCACCGACCTGCCTCCACCGGCCACCGCCACGCTCGGCCAAGGCGCCGCTTCTCTGCCGGCTGCTGCCCTGTGGGGtcccgggggctgcggggccccCCTGGCCTGGGcagccccaggaccccccaggGCCAACCACAATACCTTGCACCCTACGAAAATAAGAGGAGTGGGGtggccccagcccctctggAGCTGCCAGTGTCCATCCCCAGCTACGAGGACATCGACGGGCCATTGGCCAAGATCAACACGTGTGGCACGGCCACCCCTGCAGGG CTACGAGGACATCGAGGGGCCGTTGGCCAAGATCAACACCTGCGGCATGGCCACCCCTGCGGGGGCACCCCCAGGCAGCGacatcccccccagcccctgcgctgACCCCCACAACCAAGCCCTTGGGGAGCCCGTAGGTGAACTTGCAGCGCCTGAGAAAGTGGCTCTCCAAGAGGCCCTAGTGCTCTCTGATTGCTCCCTGGATGGGGTGGGGGTCAGCCAGGATGCTCCTAGCAGGACCTCCATGCCCGAGGACGCTGGTGGCACCGGCGCAGCCACCCCCGGCCGCGACTTCAGCTCGCTCTCGCTGCCTGAGGAGCTGCTCACCCCTGACTACTGCATCCCCGAGCTCAGCGACATCATGCTGAGCCTAGAAATATTCAACGTCATCGGGATGGAGCCCCAGGAGCCGTGGGAGGATGCCGGGATGGGACCTGCCACCATCCCCGCCTGCCGTGGCAGACAAGCCGAGGAAGAGGCAGGCGCAGAGGCTCCTTGCCAATGCCACCCAGCAAGCGCAGGGCTCCTCGCAGCCAACATGGGGGTgtga